The Pseudomonas sp. TH06 genome contains the following window.
AGACTTCAAACGCGACAGCGCGATTCGCGACCGTGAACGTCGCCTGCCACTGCCGGAACTCGACGTGTTTTCCCGCTCGGGCCTGTGGGGCATCAGCGTACCCAAAGAGTACGGCGGCGCCGGCGTATCCAACGTCACCCTGGCCAAAGTCATCGCCCTGATCGCCCAGGCTGACGGCTCTCTCGGGCAGATTCCGCAGAACCATTTCTATGCCCTCGAAGTGCTGCGGGTAAACGGCAGCCACGAACAGAAACAACGCCTGTACGCAGAAGTGCTGGCCGGCCAACGCTTCGGCAACGCCCTCGCAGAGTTGGGCACCAAAACCGCCCACGACCGCGTCACCAGCCTCAAGCGTGACGGCGATGGCTACCGCATCAACGGCCGCAAGTTTTATGCGACCGGTGCGATTTATGCCCAACGCATTCCGACTTCAGTGGTCGATGAAAACGGTGTGCAGCAACTGGCCTTTGTGCCCCGCGACAGCAAAGGCCTGAGCGTGATCGACGACTGGAGCGGCTTCGGCCAGCGCACGACCGGCAGTGGTTCGGTGGTATTCGAAGACGTCTACGTTGCCGCCGAAGATGTGATTGCGTTCCAGAGCGCCTTCGAGCGTCCGACCACCGTTGGCCCACTGGCGCAGATCCTTCACGCCGCCATCGACACCGGCATCGCACGCGCCGCTTACGAAGATGCGCTGCACTTCGTGCGCAGCAAAACCCGGCCATGGATCGACTCGGGCAACGACAAAGCCACCGAAGATCCGCTGACGCTGAAGAGCTTCGGTCACTTGAGCATTCGTCTGCATGCCACCGAAGCACTGCTCGAACGCGCCGGCGAATTCCTCGATAAAGCTCAAGCCGAACTGACCGCCGAGACCGTCGCCGCCGCGTCGATTGCCGTCGCCGAAGCACGCGCGATCAGCACCGAAATTTCCCTGGCCGCCGGTAGCACGCTGTTCGAACTGGCCGGCAGCCAAGCCACCCTGATCGAACACGGCCTCGACCGTCATTGGCGCAACGCCCGCGTGCATACCCTGCACGACCCGGTGCGCTGGAAGTATCACGCGGTCGGCAACTACTACCTCAACGATGAAAACCCGCCGCTGCGGGGGACCATCTGATGGCGAAGAAAAAAATTCTGCTCAACGCGTTCAACATGAACTGCATCGGGCACATCAACCATGGCTTGTGGACGCATCCGCGCGACACCTCCACTCGCTACAACACTATTGAATACTGGACCGAACTGGCGCAGTTGCTGGAGCGCGGACTGTTCGACGGACTGTTCATTGCCGACATCGTCGGCGTGTACGACGTCTATCAGAACTCGGTGGACGTCACGCTGAAAGAGTCGATCCAGTTGCCGGTCAACGATCCGTTGCTGCTGGTGTCGGCCATGGCTGCGGTGACGAAAAACCTCGGTTTCGGCCTGACCGCCAACCTCACTTACGAGCCGCCCTATCTGTTCGCCCGACGCATGTCGACTCTCGATCATTTGAGCCGTGGTCGCGTCGGCTGGAACATCGTCACCGGTTATCTCGACAGCGCCGCCAAAGCGATGGGCCTCAGCGAGCAGGTTGAGCATGACCGCCGCTATGACCAGGCCGACGAATACCTCGAAGTTCTCTACAAACTCTGGGAAGGCAGCTGGGAAAACGGCGCGGTGCTCAATGACCGTGAGCAGCGCATCTATGCGACACCGGAGAAAGTGCACAAGGTCGAGCACCGTGGCGAGTTCTATCAGGTTGAGGGTTATCACCTCTGCGAACCGTCACCGCAACGCACGCCTGTGCTGTTTCAGGCCGGCAGTTCCGATCGCGGCTTGCTGTTCGCCGGGCGTCACGCCGAGTGCGTGTTCATCAGCGGTCAGAACAAACCGTCGACCAAGGTGCAAGTGGACAAGGTGCGTGCCAGCGCTGTCGAGGCCGGGCGCAATCCCGAGGACATCAAAGTGTTCATGGGCCTCAACGTGATCGTCGGCGAGACCGAAGAAGCTGCGTGGGCCAAGCACGCCGAGTACCTGAGCTATGCGAGTGCCGAGGCCGGCGTGGCGCATTTCTCGGCGTCCACCGGGATCGATTTTTCCCAGTACGCAATCGACGAACCGATCCAGTACGTGAAGAGCAACGCCATCCAGTCCGCCACCAAAAACCTGCAAAACAACGACTGGACCCGGCGCAAATTGCTCGACCAGCACGCCCTCGGTGGTCGCTACATCACCGTGGTCGGTTCACCTGAGCAAGTCGCGGATGAACTGGAGTCGTGGATCGCCGAGACCGGCCTCGACGGCTTCAACCTGACCCGCATCGTCACCCCGGAAAGCTATGTGGATTTCATTGAACAGGTGATCCCGGAGTTGCAGCGGCGTGGGTCGTACAAGACCGCGTACGACCACGGCAGCTTGCGGGAAAAACTGTTTCACGGTGAGGCGCAGTTACCCGAGCAACACACTGGATCTTCGTTCCGCCGCTAAAAGCATCGCAAGCAGGCTCACTCCTACATTTGGAATGCGTTCCCCTGTAGGAGTGAGCCTGCTCGCGATGAGGCCCGACGGGCACCACCCAATTTATGCACTGACTGGAAAACCATCATGACCCAGAAATTCCTCTCCCACCCAGTCAAAGCACTGGCCCTGGCCTTCGGCCTGTTCAGCTCGGCAGTCTTCGCCGCCGACGCGCCGCTGAAAATCGGCACCACCGCCGCGTTCGCCATCCCGCTGGAAGCGGCGGTCGAAGAAGCCTCCAAACAGGGCCTGAAAGTCGAACTGGTCGAGTTCACCGACTGGATCGCGCCGAACGTCAGCCTCGCCGCCGGTGACATCGACGTGAACTACTTCCAGCACATCCCGTTCCTCGAAAACGCCAAGGCTGCATCCGGTTTTGATCTGGTGCCTTTCGCCCCGGGAATCATCAACAACGTCGGCCTCTACTCGAAGAAATACAAAAGCTTCGATGAGCTTCCAGAAGGCGCCAGCGTCGCCATCGCCAACGACCCGATCAACAGCGGCCGTGGTCTGCAACTATTGGCCAAGGCCGGTTTGATCACACTGAAACCGGGCGTTGGTTACAAGGCCACCGAAGACGACATCGTCGCCAATCCGAAGAAAATCAAAATCCTCCAGGTCGAAGCCGTGCAACTGGTGCGCGCCTACGACGACGCCGATCTGGTCCAGGGCTACCCGGCCTACATTCGTCTGGCGAAGACTTTCGATGCCGGTTCCGCACTGCTGTTTGACGGCCTCGATCACAAGGAATACGTGATCCAGTTCGTGATCCAGCCGAAGAGCAAAACCGACCCGCGCCTGATCAAGTTCGTCGACATTTACCAGCATTCGCCAGTCGTTCGCGCTGCGCTGGACAAGGCCCATGGCAAGCTGTATCAGGCCGGTTGGGAAAGCTGAGCATGACGGCCGCGATCCAACGGCGACTGGAAATTCCGGAGCCACAACGTGCTGAAAAAACCGAACTTCATCCTGAGTTGAACCGCGCCCACGTGCGCTTCATCGGCCTAGGTAAAACCTACGACGGCAGGCAAGGCCCGGTCGCCGCGCTGCAAGGCATCGAATTGGCGATCCAGCGCGGGGAAGTGTTCGGCATCATTGGCCGCAGTGGCGCCGGCAAATCGTCGCTGATCCGCACGATCAATCGTCTGGAGCAACCGACTTCCGGGCGTGTGCTGATCGATCAGGTCGACATCGGCGAATTTGATGAAGACCGCCTGGTCGCCCTGCGCCGCCGGATCGGCATGATCTTTCAGCACTTCAATCTGATGTCGGCCAAGACCGTTTGGCAAAACGTCGAACTGCCGCTGAAAGTCGCGGGTGTACCGAAGGATCAACGCGAGAAAAAGGTCCGCGAACTGCTAGAACTGGTCGGCCTGCAAGCCAAGCATAAGGCCTATCCGGCACAACTTTCCGGCGGGCAGAAACAGCGTGTCGGCATTGCCCGCGCGCTGGTGCATGACCCGGATATTTTGTTGTGCGACGAAGCCACCTCGGCGCTGGATCCGGAAACCACCCAGTCGATTCTCGGCCTGCTGCGCGAGATTAATCAGCGCCTGGGTCTGACCATCGTTTTGATTACCCATGAGATGGCGGTGATCCGCGAAATCTGTGACCGCGTGGTGGTGCTGGAGCACGGCCGTATCGTCGAGCAAGGCCCGGTCTGGGAAGTGTTCGGCAATCCG
Protein-coding sequences here:
- a CDS encoding SfnB family sulfur acquisition oxidoreductase, which produces MTFSHPVAVITSDEQALIVASDLAEDFKRDSAIRDRERRLPLPELDVFSRSGLWGISVPKEYGGAGVSNVTLAKVIALIAQADGSLGQIPQNHFYALEVLRVNGSHEQKQRLYAEVLAGQRFGNALAELGTKTAHDRVTSLKRDGDGYRINGRKFYATGAIYAQRIPTSVVDENGVQQLAFVPRDSKGLSVIDDWSGFGQRTTGSGSVVFEDVYVAAEDVIAFQSAFERPTTVGPLAQILHAAIDTGIARAAYEDALHFVRSKTRPWIDSGNDKATEDPLTLKSFGHLSIRLHATEALLERAGEFLDKAQAELTAETVAAASIAVAEARAISTEISLAAGSTLFELAGSQATLIEHGLDRHWRNARVHTLHDPVRWKYHAVGNYYLNDENPPLRGTI
- a CDS encoding LLM class flavin-dependent oxidoreductase, encoding MAKKKILLNAFNMNCIGHINHGLWTHPRDTSTRYNTIEYWTELAQLLERGLFDGLFIADIVGVYDVYQNSVDVTLKESIQLPVNDPLLLVSAMAAVTKNLGFGLTANLTYEPPYLFARRMSTLDHLSRGRVGWNIVTGYLDSAAKAMGLSEQVEHDRRYDQADEYLEVLYKLWEGSWENGAVLNDREQRIYATPEKVHKVEHRGEFYQVEGYHLCEPSPQRTPVLFQAGSSDRGLLFAGRHAECVFISGQNKPSTKVQVDKVRASAVEAGRNPEDIKVFMGLNVIVGETEEAAWAKHAEYLSYASAEAGVAHFSASTGIDFSQYAIDEPIQYVKSNAIQSATKNLQNNDWTRRKLLDQHALGGRYITVVGSPEQVADELESWIAETGLDGFNLTRIVTPESYVDFIEQVIPELQRRGSYKTAYDHGSLREKLFHGEAQLPEQHTGSSFRR
- a CDS encoding ATP-binding cassette domain-containing protein — encoded protein: MTAAIQRRLEIPEPQRAEKTELHPELNRAHVRFIGLGKTYDGRQGPVAALQGIELAIQRGEVFGIIGRSGAGKSSLIRTINRLEQPTSGRVLIDQVDIGEFDEDRLVALRRRIGMIFQHFNLMSAKTVWQNVELPLKVAGVPKDQREKKVRELLELVGLQAKHKAYPAQLSGGQKQRVGIARALVHDPDILLCDEATSALDPETTQSILGLLREINQRLGLTIVLITHEMAVIREICDRVVVLEHGRIVEQGPVWEVFGNPQHEVSQTLLAPLQHALPEELQSRLHAQPPSSEAAVVLRLQFTGSASDEPDLAALFAALGGRVKLLQGGVERIQGHALGQLLLAVSGSAASAEQLRERAGQWAQRVEVLGYVV
- a CDS encoding MetQ/NlpA family ABC transporter substrate-binding protein — translated: MTQKFLSHPVKALALAFGLFSSAVFAADAPLKIGTTAAFAIPLEAAVEEASKQGLKVELVEFTDWIAPNVSLAAGDIDVNYFQHIPFLENAKAASGFDLVPFAPGIINNVGLYSKKYKSFDELPEGASVAIANDPINSGRGLQLLAKAGLITLKPGVGYKATEDDIVANPKKIKILQVEAVQLVRAYDDADLVQGYPAYIRLAKTFDAGSALLFDGLDHKEYVIQFVIQPKSKTDPRLIKFVDIYQHSPVVRAALDKAHGKLYQAGWES